The Streptomyces aurantiacus genome includes a region encoding these proteins:
- a CDS encoding sensor histidine kinase → MIALARALFGKWARRRWIHLVLGGALAMPYVFVGELLVGPFTTSAHLFSSLSHQLVAFGAGLPLAAVTGVFPLTRPMSVAVVRSLCGVDGDRLAEGPARTRQAKGRTAAWFTLHLGLGAVIAGMSLATPPFAVALIVLPLYAGLRGSQLDLPELFDHTWALALSPVAGVAMLLALAGCAAGAGTLLARWAPALLGPTPEDRLAVAESRAADLAVRNRLARELHDSVGHALSAVTLQAGAARRVLDSDPEFVREALAAIEDTTRRTVGELDAVLGVLRDADSPGTAPSPAPTLAADLDGLLRRTRAGGLPVTATVEADPESLPPLVSREAYRIVQEALSNALRHAGPETPLTLRIALAGGELDITAENPAPDAGVPRPGGGHGLRGIADRARLLGGTSRAGPVDGVWRLNVRLPLEGPV, encoded by the coding sequence GTGATCGCACTCGCCCGGGCCCTGTTCGGGAAGTGGGCGCGCCGCCGGTGGATCCATCTGGTCCTCGGCGGCGCGCTCGCCATGCCGTACGTCTTCGTCGGCGAACTGCTCGTCGGGCCGTTCACCACGTCCGCGCACCTGTTCAGTTCGCTGTCCCACCAGCTCGTGGCCTTCGGCGCCGGGCTGCCCCTCGCCGCGGTCACCGGGGTGTTCCCCCTGACCCGGCCGATGTCGGTGGCCGTCGTACGGTCCCTGTGCGGGGTCGACGGCGACCGCCTCGCCGAGGGGCCGGCGCGGACCCGGCAGGCCAAGGGGCGCACAGCCGCATGGTTCACGCTGCATCTCGGCCTCGGCGCGGTGATCGCGGGGATGTCCCTGGCGACGCCACCCTTCGCGGTGGCGCTGATCGTGCTGCCGCTCTACGCGGGTCTGCGCGGCTCACAGCTCGACCTGCCCGAACTCTTCGACCACACCTGGGCGCTGGCGCTCTCCCCGGTCGCCGGCGTGGCGATGCTGCTGGCCCTCGCCGGGTGCGCGGCGGGCGCGGGCACGCTGCTGGCCCGCTGGGCGCCCGCGCTGCTCGGGCCCACGCCCGAGGACCGGCTCGCCGTCGCCGAGTCCCGGGCCGCCGACCTCGCCGTGCGCAACCGGCTCGCCCGTGAACTGCACGACTCCGTCGGCCACGCGCTGAGCGCCGTCACGCTCCAGGCGGGCGCGGCCCGCCGGGTGCTGGACAGCGACCCGGAGTTCGTACGCGAGGCGCTGGCCGCGATCGAGGACACCACGCGGCGCACGGTGGGCGAACTCGACGCGGTGCTGGGCGTGCTGCGGGACGCCGACTCCCCCGGTACCGCCCCTTCGCCCGCGCCCACCCTCGCCGCCGACCTCGACGGCCTCCTCCGGCGCACCCGCGCGGGCGGGCTTCCCGTGACCGCCACCGTGGAGGCGGACCCCGAGTCGCTGCCTCCGCTCGTCTCCCGTGAGGCGTACCGCATCGTGCAGGAGGCGCTCAGCAACGCTCTCAGGCACGCGGGCCCCGAGACGCCGTTGACCCTGCGCATCGCCCTCGCCGGCGGGGAGCTGGACATCACCGCGGAGAATCCGGCGCCGGATGCCGGTGTCCCGCGCCCCGGTGGCGGCCACGGGCTGCGCGGCATCGCCGACCGGGCCCGGCTCCTGGGCGGCACCAGCCGGGCGGGCCCGGTGGACGGGGTGTGGCGGCTGAACGTACGACTCCCCCTGGAAGGACCCGTATGA
- a CDS encoding DUF1349 domain-containing protein: protein MDVKIPELPFPLRTYGPDGHWSYEDGVLTGWAGARQDRFVPPTDEGLDPASDAPRLLGAPEGDFQLIARVTVGFRGAFDAGVLYAHVGERAWAKLCLEYSPDVPTVCTVVTRGHSDDANSFAVEGSSVWLRMSRTGRAFAFHASRDGERWTFVRLFTLADQERTGAALVGFMAQSPMGEGCVVTYDHIEFRPDWPADLRDGS from the coding sequence ATGGACGTAAAGATTCCCGAACTTCCCTTCCCCCTCCGCACCTACGGGCCCGACGGACACTGGTCGTACGAGGACGGGGTGCTCACCGGATGGGCGGGTGCGCGGCAGGACCGGTTCGTGCCGCCCACCGACGAAGGGCTGGACCCCGCGTCCGACGCGCCCCGGCTGCTCGGGGCGCCCGAGGGTGACTTCCAGCTCATCGCCCGCGTCACGGTCGGTTTCCGCGGGGCCTTCGACGCGGGCGTGCTGTACGCGCACGTGGGCGAGCGGGCCTGGGCCAAGCTCTGCCTGGAGTACTCCCCGGACGTGCCCACCGTCTGCACGGTCGTCACCCGGGGTCACTCCGACGACGCCAACTCCTTCGCGGTCGAAGGCAGCTCGGTCTGGCTCCGGATGAGCCGCACCGGCCGCGCCTTCGCCTTCCACGCCTCCAGGGACGGCGAGCGCTGGACCTTCGTCCGCCTCTTCACCCTGGCCGACCAGGAGAGGACCGGTGCCGCCCTGGTCGGCTTCATGGCCCAGTCCCCGATGGGCGAGGGCTGCGTGGTCACGTACGACCACATCGAGTTCCGCCCGGACTGGCCCGCGGACCTGCGGGACGGCAGCTGA
- a CDS encoding NCS2 family permease produces MSETQKVEDRPGAAPPPANSVDRFFKISARGSTFGREVRGGFATFFTMAYILVLNPIILGSAEDKFGRQLDSVQLVTATALVAAVMTIIMGVGGNLPLALAAGLGLNAVVAFQIAPLMSWDDAMGLIVLEGLLICVLVVTGLREAVMHAIPQPLKQAISVGIGLFIAFIGFVDAGFVTRIPDVAGTTVPVQLGAAGALAGWPILVFCLGVLLTVALLARKVRGAILISIVTMTVVAIVINEIADIKSWGLTTPRVPDDVVASPDFGLLGDFSLFGAFGQVSVITVVLLVFTLILSDFFDTMGTVVGISAEAGLLDEEGKVPGLGRVLLIDGAAAVAGGASSASSATSYIESAAGVGEGARTGFANLVTGGLFAFALFLTPLLTIVPMQAAAPALVAVGFLMMTQVKHIDWDRYEIAIPAFLTIAVMPFTYSITNGIGAGFVAYVLIKTVLGRAKEVHWLLWGAAALFLVYFAIDPIEQILDVK; encoded by the coding sequence CGGCCGGGAAGTACGTGGTGGCTTCGCCACGTTCTTCACGATGGCGTACATCCTTGTCCTGAATCCCATCATTCTGGGCAGCGCCGAGGACAAGTTCGGCCGTCAGCTCGACAGCGTCCAACTGGTCACCGCCACCGCACTGGTGGCCGCGGTGATGACGATCATCATGGGGGTCGGCGGCAACCTGCCGCTCGCGCTCGCCGCCGGACTCGGCCTCAACGCCGTCGTCGCCTTCCAGATCGCCCCGCTGATGAGCTGGGACGACGCGATGGGCCTCATCGTCCTCGAAGGCCTGCTGATCTGCGTCCTGGTGGTGACGGGACTGCGCGAGGCCGTCATGCACGCCATCCCGCAGCCGCTCAAGCAGGCGATCAGCGTCGGCATCGGCCTGTTCATCGCCTTCATCGGTTTCGTCGACGCCGGTTTCGTCACCCGCATACCGGATGTCGCGGGCACCACCGTCCCGGTGCAGCTGGGCGCTGCCGGCGCGCTCGCCGGCTGGCCGATCCTGGTCTTCTGCCTCGGTGTGCTGCTGACCGTCGCGCTGCTCGCCCGCAAGGTCAGGGGCGCGATCCTGATCAGCATCGTGACCATGACGGTCGTCGCGATCGTCATCAACGAGATCGCCGACATCAAGAGCTGGGGCCTGACCACGCCGAGAGTGCCCGACGACGTCGTGGCCTCGCCCGACTTCGGACTGCTCGGCGACTTCAGCCTGTTCGGTGCCTTCGGCCAGGTCAGCGTGATCACCGTCGTGCTGCTGGTCTTCACGCTGATCCTGTCGGACTTCTTCGACACCATGGGCACCGTCGTCGGCATCAGCGCCGAGGCCGGACTGCTGGACGAGGAGGGCAAGGTGCCGGGCCTCGGCCGCGTCCTGCTCATCGACGGCGCCGCGGCCGTCGCGGGCGGAGCTTCGTCCGCCTCCTCGGCCACGTCGTACATCGAGTCGGCGGCGGGCGTCGGCGAAGGCGCCCGCACGGGCTTCGCGAACCTGGTCACGGGCGGGCTGTTCGCCTTCGCGCTCTTCCTGACCCCGCTGCTGACCATCGTCCCGATGCAGGCGGCCGCCCCGGCCCTCGTCGCGGTCGGCTTCCTGATGATGACCCAGGTCAAGCACATCGACTGGGACAGGTACGAGATCGCCATCCCCGCGTTCCTGACGATCGCCGTGATGCCGTTCACCTACTCGATCACCAACGGCATCGGGGCGGGCTTCGTGGCCTACGTCCTGATCAAGACGGTGCTCGGCAGGGCCAAGGAGGTCCACTGGCTCCTGTGGGGAGCGGCGGCGCTGTTCCTGGTGTACTTCGCCATCGACCCGATCGAGCAGATCCTGGACGTGAAGTAG
- a CDS encoding GNAT family N-acetyltransferase codes for MEIVLREVHDSDLPVFFRQTNDPESVSMAAFTTKDPTDRDAFDAHWKRNRASSAVIRTVLVDGDVVGSASVYGPPDEREVTYWIDRAYWGRGIATAALRALLAAVPERPLYARAAADNAGSVRVLEKCGFVVTGRDRGFANARGEEIDEVVLTLRG; via the coding sequence ATGGAGATCGTGCTCCGAGAGGTCCACGACAGCGACCTGCCGGTGTTCTTCCGGCAGACGAACGATCCCGAGTCCGTGTCCATGGCCGCCTTCACGACCAAGGACCCGACCGACCGGGACGCCTTCGACGCCCACTGGAAGCGGAACCGCGCGTCGTCCGCCGTGATCCGCACGGTCCTCGTCGACGGTGACGTCGTCGGCAGCGCGTCGGTGTACGGCCCGCCGGACGAGCGCGAGGTGACGTACTGGATCGACCGCGCCTACTGGGGGCGGGGGATCGCCACCGCCGCGTTGCGGGCGCTGCTCGCCGCCGTGCCCGAGCGGCCGCTGTACGCGCGGGCGGCGGCGGACAACGCGGGGTCGGTGCGGGTGCTGGAGAAGTGCGGGTTCGTCGTGACCGGGCGGGACCGGGGGTTCGCGAACGCACGCGGCGAGGAGATCGACGAGGTCGTTCTGACACTGCGGGGGTGA
- a CDS encoding response regulator transcription factor produces MTIRIVLADDERMVRTALRAILAAEPDLEVVGEAATGAEAVSVVRDLGPDVVLMDVRMPGIDGIRATEQILATLAEPPRVVVVTTFENDAYVYEALRAGASGFLLKRAEADSLVQAVRLVAHSDTLLFPAAVRALATEYGRSRTAPPAWVARLTGRESEVLRLVAAGLTNAEIADRMGVGAATVKTHVAAVLAKTGTRDRTQAVIAAYEAGFMNGG; encoded by the coding sequence ATGACCATCCGGATCGTCCTCGCCGACGACGAACGCATGGTGCGCACCGCGCTGCGCGCGATCCTGGCCGCCGAACCCGATCTGGAGGTCGTCGGTGAGGCGGCCACGGGCGCCGAGGCCGTGTCCGTCGTCCGGGATCTCGGGCCGGACGTCGTCCTCATGGACGTGCGGATGCCCGGGATCGACGGCATCCGCGCCACCGAGCAGATCCTGGCGACCCTGGCGGAGCCGCCCCGCGTCGTCGTGGTGACGACCTTCGAGAACGACGCCTACGTGTACGAGGCACTGCGCGCCGGAGCGTCCGGGTTCCTGCTCAAGCGCGCGGAGGCGGACTCCCTGGTCCAGGCCGTACGGCTCGTGGCGCACAGCGACACCCTCCTGTTCCCGGCGGCGGTGCGGGCACTGGCCACCGAGTACGGGCGGTCCAGGACCGCGCCGCCGGCCTGGGTGGCGCGGCTCACGGGACGGGAGAGCGAGGTCCTGCGGCTGGTGGCGGCCGGGCTCACCAACGCGGAGATCGCGGACCGCATGGGCGTCGGGGCCGCCACGGTGAAGACCCATGTGGCGGCCGTCCTCGCGAAGACGGGGACCCGGGACCGTACCCAGGCGGTCATCGCGGCGTACGAGGCGGGCTTCATGAACGGCGGATGA
- a CDS encoding aldehyde dehydrogenase (NADP(+)), with amino-acid sequence MAAAPVWSVDPRTGKQREQVAVEATAQEVDEAVRAAHAARGALADRTVRAAFLRSAADELQGAKDHLVEAGDAETALGPVRLTGELARTCFQLRAFADIVDEGEFLGVVINHPDDTATPPIPDLRRYKVPLGVVAVYSASNFPFAFSVAGGDTASALAAGCPVVVKAHPDHPGLSELVASVVRRAAAQHGIPDGVLGLVHGFEAGVELVKHPLVTAAGFTGSVRGGRALFDAAAARPVPIPFHGELGSLNPVVITEAAAAERAEAIGTGLAGSMTLGVGQFCVKPGLVLAPAGAAGDRLLKSLTDAVSDTESGVLLDHRMRDNFVAGVAERAGLPGVEAPVTPGAGGEHTVSPGFLTVPAQKLAAEGEYDLLLEECFGPVTVVARYEDETEANAVLARLPGNLTATVHLSTEEAAGEGRGAEILAELTPLAGRVLVNGWPTGVAVAAAQHHGGPYPATTSTSTSVGGTAIERWLRPVAYQNAPEALLPPELRDDNPLGLPRRYDGRLER; translated from the coding sequence GTGGCAGCAGCACCAGTCTGGAGTGTCGACCCCCGAACCGGGAAGCAGCGCGAGCAGGTTGCGGTGGAAGCCACAGCCCAGGAGGTGGACGAGGCCGTCCGCGCCGCGCACGCCGCCAGGGGGGCACTCGCCGACCGCACGGTCCGCGCGGCCTTCCTGCGTTCCGCGGCCGACGAGCTCCAAGGCGCCAAGGACCATCTCGTCGAGGCCGGCGACGCGGAGACCGCGCTCGGCCCGGTTCGGCTCACCGGCGAACTCGCCCGCACCTGCTTCCAGCTGCGGGCCTTCGCGGACATCGTCGACGAGGGCGAGTTCCTCGGGGTCGTGATCAACCACCCCGACGACACCGCCACCCCGCCGATCCCGGACCTGCGCCGCTACAAGGTGCCGCTGGGCGTCGTCGCGGTCTACTCGGCCTCGAACTTCCCCTTCGCCTTCTCCGTGGCCGGCGGTGACACCGCGAGCGCGCTCGCGGCGGGCTGCCCGGTCGTCGTCAAGGCGCACCCCGACCACCCGGGCCTGTCCGAGCTGGTCGCCTCCGTCGTGCGCCGGGCCGCCGCCCAGCACGGCATCCCCGACGGCGTCCTCGGCCTGGTCCACGGCTTCGAGGCGGGCGTCGAACTGGTCAAGCACCCGCTGGTCACGGCCGCCGGCTTCACCGGTTCGGTACGCGGCGGACGCGCCCTCTTCGACGCGGCGGCCGCCCGGCCCGTGCCGATCCCGTTCCACGGCGAGCTGGGGTCGCTGAACCCGGTCGTCATCACCGAGGCCGCGGCCGCCGAGCGCGCCGAGGCGATCGGTACGGGGCTCGCGGGCTCCATGACGCTGGGCGTCGGCCAGTTCTGCGTGAAGCCCGGTCTGGTGCTGGCGCCGGCCGGCGCGGCGGGCGACCGGCTGCTGAAGTCCCTGACGGACGCGGTGAGCGACACCGAGTCGGGTGTCCTCCTCGACCACCGCATGCGCGACAACTTCGTCGCGGGTGTCGCCGAGCGCGCCGGGCTCCCCGGCGTGGAGGCCCCGGTGACGCCGGGTGCGGGCGGTGAGCACACCGTGAGCCCCGGCTTCCTGACGGTTCCCGCGCAGAAGCTGGCCGCCGAGGGCGAGTACGACCTCCTGCTGGAGGAGTGCTTCGGCCCGGTCACCGTGGTCGCGCGCTACGAGGACGAGACCGAGGCGAACGCGGTGCTCGCCCGGCTCCCCGGCAACCTCACCGCGACGGTCCACCTCTCCACGGAGGAGGCCGCGGGTGAGGGGCGCGGCGCGGAGATCCTCGCCGAGCTGACGCCGCTCGCGGGGCGTGTGCTCGTGAACGGCTGGCCGACAGGGGTCGCCGTGGCCGCGGCCCAGCACCACGGCGGGCCGTACCCGGCGACCACGTCCACGTCCACGAGTGTCGGCGGAACCGCCATCGAGCGGTGGCTGCGGCCGGTCGCGTACCAGAACGCCCCCGAGGCGCTGCTGCCGCCTGAGCTGCGGGACGACAACCCGCTGGGCCTGCCGCGGCGTTACGACGGCCGCCTGGAGCGGTAG
- a CDS encoding peptidoglycan D,D-transpeptidase FtsI family protein, translating into MNKTIRRASVFTLLLVLALLVRATWVQFYEGRALAEDKDNRRNAIEQYAYPLGNIIVGGDAVTGSARTKGSDLAYKRTYTDGSLYASVTGFSSQVYGATQLEGIYQELLDGTDNRLKNPLDTVTGKRSDPGDVVTTIDPDVQKAAYEALGDKKGAAVAIDPKTGRILGVVSTPSYDPSVLSTGDSDAWEKLTKNPDKPMTNRALRQPLPPGSTFKLVVAAAALEDGLYSSVDERTDSENPYTLPGTTRVLENENTSAPCENASIRVALQYSCNNVFAKMAVDLGQDKLKAMAEKFGFNDASQDVPVRAYTSVYPSDMDKSSTALTGIGQFDVTATPLQMAMVSAAIANGGKLVSPHMVSQISNADGDVLENYDDETESKEIVGSSTAEQLRSAMQTVVDEGTGTNAQISGATVGGKTGTAQHGENNSKTPYAWFTSYAKDDSSGREVAVAVLVEQSNAARSEVSGNGLAAPVAKAMMQAALKN; encoded by the coding sequence ATGAACAAAACGATCAGGCGCGCCTCCGTCTTCACGCTGCTGCTCGTGCTCGCCCTGCTGGTCAGGGCGACATGGGTGCAGTTCTACGAGGGCCGGGCGCTCGCAGAGGACAAGGACAACCGACGGAACGCGATCGAACAGTACGCGTACCCCCTCGGGAACATCATCGTGGGCGGTGACGCGGTCACCGGTTCCGCGCGGACGAAGGGCAGCGACCTCGCGTACAAGCGCACGTACACCGACGGCAGCCTGTACGCGTCCGTCACCGGATTCAGTTCACAGGTGTACGGGGCCACGCAGCTGGAGGGCATCTACCAGGAGCTGCTCGACGGCACGGACAACCGGCTGAAGAACCCTCTCGACACGGTCACCGGCAAGCGCTCCGACCCGGGCGACGTGGTCACGACGATCGACCCGGACGTGCAGAAGGCTGCCTACGAGGCGCTCGGCGACAAGAAGGGCGCGGCCGTGGCGATCGACCCGAAGACCGGCAGGATCCTCGGCGTCGTGTCCACCCCCTCGTACGACCCCTCGGTGCTCAGCACGGGCGACTCCGACGCCTGGGAGAAGCTGACCAAGAACCCCGACAAGCCCATGACGAACCGGGCGCTGCGCCAGCCGCTGCCGCCCGGCTCGACGTTCAAGCTGGTCGTGGCGGCCGCCGCGCTGGAGGACGGCCTGTACTCCTCGGTGGACGAGCGGACGGACAGCGAGAACCCGTACACGCTGCCGGGCACGACCCGGGTCCTGGAGAACGAGAACACGTCGGCGCCCTGCGAGAACGCGTCGATCCGTGTCGCGCTCCAGTACTCGTGCAACAACGTCTTCGCGAAGATGGCCGTCGACCTCGGCCAGGACAAGCTGAAGGCGATGGCCGAGAAGTTCGGCTTCAACGACGCGTCGCAGGACGTTCCCGTGCGGGCGTACACGAGCGTGTACCCCTCGGACATGGACAAGTCGTCCACGGCCCTGACGGGTATCGGGCAGTTCGACGTGACCGCGACGCCGTTGCAGATGGCCATGGTGTCGGCCGCCATCGCCAACGGCGGGAAGCTCGTCTCGCCGCACATGGTGTCGCAGATCAGCAACGCCGACGGCGACGTCCTGGAGAACTACGACGACGAGACGGAGAGCAAGGAGATCGTCGGTTCGTCCACGGCCGAGCAGCTCCGGTCGGCGATGCAGACGGTCGTCGACGAGGGCACGGGGACGAACGCGCAGATCTCCGGCGCGACCGTGGGAGGCAAGACCGGTACGGCCCAGCACGGCGAGAACAACAGCAAGACGCCGTACGCGTGGTTCACGTCGTACGCGAAGGACGACTCCAGCGGCAGGGAAGTGGCCGTGGCCGTGCTGGTCGAGCAGTCGAACGCGGCGCGGTCCGAGGTGAGCGGGAACGGGCTGGCGGCACCGGTCGCGAAGGCGATGATGCAGGCCGCGCTGAAGAACTGA
- a CDS encoding IclR family transcriptional regulator → MSAVETGGGAQVKSAVRTVELLEYFAGRPGMHSLAAVQEAVGYPKSSLYMLLRTLVELGWVETDATGTRYGIGVRALLVGTSYIDGDEVVASARPTLDRLSDDTTETIHLARLDGTNVVYLATRQSQHYLRPFTRVGRRLPAHSTSLGKALLATHTDEQVRKLLPETLPALTEHTITDREKLIEELNLVREQGFAVDREENTLGLRCFGVAIPYRTPARDAISCSVPVARLTPAHEQMVKDALFDARDRLTLATRRL, encoded by the coding sequence ATGTCGGCAGTCGAGACGGGCGGCGGAGCACAGGTCAAGTCCGCGGTGCGGACCGTTGAATTGCTCGAGTACTTCGCCGGACGCCCCGGCATGCACTCCCTGGCCGCCGTGCAGGAGGCCGTCGGGTACCCCAAGTCCAGTCTCTACATGTTGCTGCGCACTCTTGTCGAGCTCGGCTGGGTCGAGACCGACGCGACGGGTACGCGGTACGGCATCGGCGTGCGGGCGCTGCTCGTCGGCACGTCGTACATCGACGGTGACGAGGTCGTCGCGTCGGCGCGGCCGACGCTGGACCGGCTCTCCGACGACACGACGGAGACCATCCACCTGGCGCGCCTCGACGGCACGAACGTCGTCTACCTCGCCACCCGCCAGTCCCAGCACTACCTGCGTCCCTTCACGCGCGTGGGGCGCCGGCTGCCCGCGCACTCGACGTCGCTCGGCAAGGCGCTGCTGGCCACGCACACGGACGAGCAGGTCCGCAAGCTGCTGCCGGAGACGCTCCCCGCGCTGACCGAGCACACGATCACCGACCGGGAGAAGCTCATCGAGGAGCTGAACCTCGTGCGGGAGCAGGGGTTCGCGGTGGACCGCGAGGAGAACACCCTGGGGCTGCGCTGCTTCGGCGTGGCGATCCCCTACCGGACGCCCGCGCGGGACGCGATCAGCTGCTCGGTGCCGGTGGCGCGGCTGACGCCGGCGCACGAGCAGATGGTGAAGGACGCGCTGTTCGACGCGCGGGACCGGCTGACACTCGCCACCAGGAGGCTCTGA